DNA sequence from the Blastomonas fulva genome:
CGTCCGGTCCTGCGGTGCATGTCGAGGTGAGCGGGTTCAAGGCCGCGACGGGCCGCGTGCGCGTCCAGGCTTATCCCGCGACCAAGGGCGCCTGGCTCGAAAAGGGCGCGTGGATCAACCGGATCGATGCGCCGGTCTCGCCCCGTGGCGGCAAGATGAACTTCTGCGTGCCGGTGCCCGATACCGGCGCTTATGGCATTGCCGTGCGCCACGATGTCGATGGCAGCGGCAAATCGGGCTGGAACGATGGCGGCGGGTTTTCGAACAACCCCTCGCTCTCGCTGCTCAGCCTCAAGCCCTCCGCAAGCAAGACCGCTATCCGGGTCGGTCCCG
Encoded proteins:
- a CDS encoding DUF2141 domain-containing protein, translating into MFKIAAKSLAIAAAGTLAFAVSVPVASAQRQEISNDMRKCGAGASGPAVHVEVSGFKAATGRVRVQAYPATKGAWLEKGAWINRIDAPVSPRGGKMNFCVPVPDTGAYGIAVRHDVDGSGKSGWNDGGGFSNNPSLSLLSLKPSASKTAIRVGPGVTRIQVVLNYRQGMTIKPIG